Proteins from one Piscinibacter lacus genomic window:
- a CDS encoding NUDIX domain-containing protein codes for MNDSLPPDAHLREQPIDTREVYRGHFLHVRRDSVRLPDGQEAAREYIVHPGAVMIVPLLDDGRLVVERQWRYPLHRAFIEFPAGKLDAGEPVLACAIRELAEETGYRATEWARAGLLHNAIAYSNEGIEVWFARGLSLGERRLDEGEFLDVQTTTLEALEDQAARGELTDAKTLIGMLWLRHWRDGRWALDWQAAPAGPDRASSAA; via the coding sequence ATGAACGATAGCCTCCCGCCCGACGCCCACCTGCGCGAGCAGCCGATCGACACCCGCGAGGTCTACCGCGGCCACTTCCTGCATGTGCGCCGCGACAGCGTGCGCCTGCCTGACGGGCAGGAGGCCGCGCGCGAGTACATCGTCCACCCCGGCGCGGTGATGATCGTGCCGCTGCTCGACGACGGCCGCCTCGTCGTCGAGCGCCAGTGGCGCTACCCCCTGCACCGCGCCTTCATCGAGTTCCCGGCCGGCAAGCTCGATGCCGGCGAGCCGGTGCTGGCCTGCGCGATCCGCGAACTGGCCGAAGAGACCGGCTACCGCGCCACCGAATGGGCGCGCGCCGGCCTGCTGCACAACGCGATCGCCTACAGCAACGAGGGCATCGAGGTCTGGTTCGCGCGCGGCCTGAGCCTGGGCGAACGTCGGCTCGACGAGGGCGAGTTCCTCGACGTGCAGACCACCACGCTGGAAGCCCTGGAAGACCAGGCCGCCCGCGGCGAGCTGACCGATGCCAAGACCCTGATCGGCATGCTCTGGCTGCGCCATTGGCGCGATGGCCGTTGGGCCTTGGACTGGCAGGCCGCACCGGCCGGCCCGGATCGCGCATCATCGGCGGCATGA
- a CDS encoding DUF2069 domain-containing protein yields MSFLPVPTPRAAAQSRAAALGLLLALIALGLLWELWLAPTGTGTLAIKVLPLVLALPGLLKQRLYTFRWLSLAVWLYFTEGVVRAWSDPAPSQALAGLEIALSIALFCACALHVRQRLALGRAQAAA; encoded by the coding sequence ATGTCCTTTCTCCCCGTCCCGACGCCCCGGGCCGCCGCGCAGAGCCGCGCCGCCGCCCTGGGCCTGCTTCTGGCCCTGATCGCCCTGGGCCTGCTGTGGGAGCTGTGGCTCGCACCCACCGGCACCGGCACCCTCGCGATCAAGGTGCTGCCCCTGGTGCTGGCCCTGCCCGGGCTGCTCAAGCAGCGGCTCTACACCTTCCGCTGGCTGAGCCTGGCGGTGTGGCTCTACTTCACCGAAGGCGTGGTGCGCGCCTGGAGCGACCCGGCCCCCAGCCAGGCGCTGGCGGGGCTGGAGATCGCGCTGAGCATCGCGCTGTTCTGCGCCTGCGCGCTGCATGTGCGCCAGCGCCTGGCCCTGGGCCGCGCGCAAGCCGCCGCCTGA
- a CDS encoding YihY family inner membrane protein: MASTLALRLLALRERAAELAEILQRWPWRDTLSTLAQRFREDRLGLTASSLTFTTTIALVPLMTVTLALFNAFPVFGPFRRALENQFLQGLVPEGIAGPVLENLTRFALKANRLGTLGLVILVMTALALMLTIDRTLNGIWRVRQPRPIAQRVLVYWAAATLGPLLVGISLSMTSYLISAGQGWVSGRPGGGVGILLSGLEFLMVGGFAAALFHYVPNTTVRWAHALAGGAFVAVGLEVAKGLLGWYVGQVPGYSRVYGAFAALPLFLIWLYMVWLIVLFGAVIAAYAPSLQMRVRRLPEGPGSAFELALVLLRLLHAARASSSAQGLGAAELARRLRVDPLQLEPTLGLLVALDWIARLDEAEPPRYVLLVDPARTPGEPLIAQTLLAPGEASAAFRQAAGFERMSLAELIGRSPVPQDTASGNSGR, encoded by the coding sequence ATGGCTTCGACCCTTGCCCTGCGTCTGCTGGCCCTGCGCGAACGCGCGGCCGAGCTGGCCGAGATCCTGCAACGCTGGCCCTGGCGCGACACCCTCAGCACCCTGGCCCAGCGCTTCCGCGAGGACCGCCTCGGCCTGACCGCCAGCAGCCTGACCTTCACCACCACCATCGCCCTGGTGCCGCTGATGACGGTGACCCTGGCGCTCTTCAATGCCTTCCCCGTCTTCGGCCCCTTCCGCCGCGCGCTGGAGAACCAGTTCCTGCAGGGCCTGGTGCCCGAGGGCATCGCCGGGCCGGTGCTGGAGAACCTGACCCGCTTCGCCCTCAAGGCCAACCGCCTCGGCACCCTGGGCCTGGTCATCCTGGTGATGACGGCCCTGGCCTTGATGCTGACCATCGACCGCACGCTCAACGGCATCTGGCGCGTGCGCCAGCCCCGGCCGATCGCGCAGCGGGTGCTGGTCTACTGGGCCGCCGCCACGCTGGGGCCCTTGCTGGTGGGCATCAGCCTGTCGATGACCTCCTACCTGATCTCGGCCGGGCAGGGCTGGGTCTCGGGTCGGCCGGGCGGCGGGGTCGGCATCCTGCTGTCGGGCCTGGAGTTCCTGATGGTCGGCGGCTTCGCAGCCGCGCTCTTCCACTACGTGCCCAACACCACGGTGCGCTGGGCGCATGCCCTGGCCGGCGGTGCCTTCGTCGCGGTCGGCCTGGAAGTGGCCAAGGGCCTGCTGGGCTGGTATGTGGGCCAGGTGCCGGGCTACAGCCGGGTCTATGGCGCCTTCGCGGCCCTGCCGCTCTTCCTGATCTGGCTCTACATGGTGTGGCTGATCGTGCTCTTCGGCGCGGTCATCGCGGCCTATGCGCCCAGCTTGCAGATGCGCGTGCGGCGCCTGCCCGAGGGGCCGGGCTCGGCCTTCGAGCTGGCCCTGGTGCTGCTGCGCTTGCTGCATGCCGCGCGCGCGTCCTCGTCGGCCCAGGGCCTGGGCGCGGCCGAGCTTGCGCGCCGCCTGCGCGTGGACCCGCTGCAACTGGAGCCCACCCTCGGCCTGCTGGTGGCGCTGGACTGGATCGCCCGCCTCGACGAGGCCGAGCCGCCGCGCTACGTGCTGCTCGTCGACCCCGCGCGCACGCCGGGCGAGCCGCTGATCGCCCAGACCCTGCTGGCCCCGGGCGAGGCCAGCGCGGCCTTTCGCCAGGCGGCCGGCTTCGAGCGCATGAGCCTGGCCGAGCTGATCGGCCGCAGCCCGGTGCCCCAGGACACGGCGAGCGGCAACTCAGGGCGATGA
- a CDS encoding FAD-binding oxidoreductase, whose product MDRPEALLDTLRQHIGPAHVLRPEDADLSAWTVDWRKRYHGRPLALVRPADAAEVATVMRACAAAGVAVVPQGGNTGLVGGGVPDASGRQILLNLGRLSRVRALDVDNLTLTVEAGCILQQVQQVAAAAGLLFPLSLAAEGSCTIGGNLASNAGGTAVLRYGNARELCLGLEVVTPQGELWSGLGGLRKDNTGYDLRDLYIGSEGTLGILTAATLKLFPAPAAQTTALAACASLEAAVALLGRARAALGAALTGFEVMNAAALALVARHFPALPRPFADGAWPAWTVLIEQSEAGSPDAPGEAAAARATERFEALLAGALEAGTIDDAVVAASLAQSRSLWALREHIPLAQAEAGLNIKHDIALPVSRIPAFVEANGRDLAAACPGSTLICFGHLGDGNLHHNLQAPAGIDAPAFLRAHEAQVNALVHDAVQAAGGSFSAEHGIGALKCEELGRRKDPVALALMRRLKQALDPLNLMNPGRLLPPG is encoded by the coding sequence ATGGACCGCCCGGAGGCCCTGCTCGACACGCTGCGCCAGCACATCGGCCCGGCCCATGTGCTGCGGCCCGAGGATGCCGACCTCTCCGCCTGGACGGTGGACTGGCGCAAGCGCTACCACGGCCGCCCGCTGGCCCTGGTGCGGCCGGCCGATGCCGCCGAGGTGGCGACCGTCATGCGGGCCTGCGCCGCCGCGGGCGTGGCCGTGGTGCCGCAGGGCGGCAACACCGGCCTGGTGGGCGGCGGCGTGCCCGATGCCAGCGGCCGGCAGATCCTGCTGAACCTGGGCCGGCTCAGTCGCGTCCGCGCGCTCGACGTCGACAACCTCACCCTCACCGTCGAGGCCGGCTGCATCCTGCAGCAGGTGCAGCAGGTGGCGGCGGCCGCCGGCCTGCTCTTCCCGCTGAGCCTGGCCGCCGAAGGCAGTTGCACCATCGGCGGCAACCTGGCCAGCAATGCCGGCGGCACCGCGGTGCTGCGCTATGGCAATGCGCGCGAGCTCTGCCTGGGCCTGGAGGTGGTCACGCCGCAGGGCGAGCTGTGGTCCGGCCTGGGCGGCCTGCGCAAGGACAACACCGGCTACGACCTGCGCGATCTCTACATCGGCAGCGAAGGCACGCTGGGCATCCTGACCGCGGCCACGCTCAAGCTCTTCCCCGCCCCGGCCGCGCAGACCACCGCGCTGGCCGCCTGCGCCAGCCTGGAAGCCGCGGTGGCCCTGCTCGGCCGGGCGCGCGCCGCGCTGGGTGCCGCGCTGACGGGCTTCGAGGTGATGAATGCGGCGGCACTGGCGCTGGTCGCCCGCCACTTCCCCGCCCTGCCCCGCCCTTTCGCGGACGGCGCCTGGCCGGCCTGGACGGTGCTGATCGAACAGTCCGAGGCCGGCAGCCCCGACGCGCCGGGCGAAGCTGCTGCCGCCCGGGCCACCGAGCGCTTCGAGGCCCTGCTGGCCGGCGCGCTGGAAGCCGGCACCATCGACGATGCGGTGGTGGCCGCCAGCCTGGCCCAGTCGCGCAGCCTGTGGGCGCTGCGCGAGCACATCCCGCTGGCCCAGGCCGAGGCGGGGCTCAACATCAAGCACGACATCGCCCTGCCGGTGTCCCGCATCCCTGCCTTCGTCGAGGCCAATGGCCGCGACTTGGCAGCGGCCTGCCCGGGCAGCACGCTGATCTGCTTCGGGCATCTGGGCGACGGCAACCTGCACCACAACCTGCAGGCGCCGGCCGGTATCGATGCGCCGGCCTTCCTGCGCGCGCACGAGGCGCAGGTCAATGCCCTGGTGCATGACGCGGTGCAGGCCGCGGGCGGCAGCTTCTCGGCCGAGCACGGCATCGGCGCCTTGAAGTGCGAGGAACTCGGCCGCCGCAAGGACCCGGTGGCCCTGGCCCTGATGCGCCGCCTCAAGCAGGCCCTGGATCCGCTCAACCTGATGAACCCGGGCCGGCTGCTGCCGCCGGGCTGA
- a CDS encoding CBS domain-containing protein has product MKVSEILRVKGAALYTVSPDDTLQRAAKMMSEMDIGSVVVMEHGDLAGMLTFRELIQALMAKGGALGDTIVRTVMDDHPLTCTPETDIDEVRRMMLGRHARYLPVLDGRALHGVISFHDVAKAVVDSQDFENRMLKAYIRDWPSDHDAAAQQQQ; this is encoded by the coding sequence ATGAAAGTCAGTGAAATCCTTCGGGTGAAGGGCGCCGCCCTCTACACCGTCTCGCCCGATGACACCCTGCAGCGCGCGGCGAAGATGATGTCCGAGATGGACATCGGCTCCGTCGTCGTCATGGAGCATGGCGACCTGGCCGGCATGCTCACCTTCCGCGAGCTGATCCAGGCCCTGATGGCCAAGGGCGGCGCGCTCGGCGACACCATCGTCCGCACCGTGATGGACGACCATCCGCTGACCTGCACCCCCGAGACCGACATCGACGAAGTCCGCCGCATGATGCTGGGCCGCCATGCCCGCTACCTGCCGGTGTTGGACGGCCGCGCCCTGCACGGCGTGATCTCCTTCCACGACGTGGCCAAGGCTGTGGTCGACAGCCAGGACTTCGAGAACCGCATGCTCAAGGCCTACATCCGCGACTGGCCCTCGGACCACGACGCGGCCGCCCAGCAGCAGCAGTGA
- a CDS encoding DUF1178 family protein encodes MKVFDLQCEHGHGFEGWFASEADHADQQARGLVECPLCGSPKVDKRPSAPRLNLSGAPRGEALPPPARPARATPEQQSVEALWMRAVRHVLDHTEDVGPRFADEARRIHHGESPERGIRGQTSPEERLALREEGIEVHSLPLPEALKGPTH; translated from the coding sequence ATGAAGGTTTTCGACCTGCAATGCGAGCACGGCCACGGCTTCGAGGGCTGGTTCGCTTCCGAAGCCGACCATGCCGACCAGCAGGCGCGTGGTCTGGTCGAGTGCCCGCTGTGCGGCAGCCCCAAGGTCGACAAGCGCCCTTCGGCGCCGCGGCTGAACCTTTCGGGCGCGCCGCGCGGTGAGGCGCTGCCGCCGCCGGCCCGGCCGGCCCGCGCCACGCCGGAGCAGCAGAGCGTCGAAGCCCTGTGGATGCGCGCCGTGCGCCATGTGCTCGACCACACCGAGGACGTCGGCCCGCGCTTTGCCGACGAGGCCCGCCGCATCCACCACGGCGAAAGCCCGGAGCGAGGCATCCGAGGCCAGACCAGCCCCGAGGAGCGGCTGGCCCTGCGCGAAGAGGGCATCGAGGTGCACAGCCTGCCCCTCCCCGAGGCCCTGAAGGGCCCGACCCACTGA